The proteins below are encoded in one region of Rhizobacter sp.:
- a CDS encoding MFS transporter, which translates to MTATAALTPHQQVTRARWALMAGNFAIGCGVMVVAGSLNDLIRSLGVSVALGGQLISIAAVMMCFGAPVLAALLGHWDRRRLLVLALVWFAIGHGLSAIAPNYALLLPLRALCVVAAAVYTPQAAAAIGFVAPPEERGRSIIFIFLGWSVASVVGMPVHSFIGEAFGWRYAFGLVTVLSAGAAWWVWVVMPDGIKPPTMRLAEWREVFTHPVLMAIILVTALSGAGQFTLFAYMAPYYRQVIGANAAETSFLFFWTGAFGLLGNLLLSRYIDRVGAARIVALAMIGTAFSMLIWPLATGVITMALVILPWGLGGFASNSAQQARLGLAAPHLATALMALNSSAIYLGQAVGAAGGGIVVAAHDALGESGHDLYKNLHWIALAWTVVAISLSVWAQRQTIKLGGKV; encoded by the coding sequence ATGACGGCCACGGCGGCCCTCACGCCGCACCAGCAAGTCACCCGCGCCCGCTGGGCGCTGATGGCCGGCAACTTCGCCATCGGCTGCGGCGTGATGGTGGTGGCCGGCTCGCTCAACGACCTCATCCGCTCGCTCGGGGTGAGCGTGGCGCTCGGCGGGCAATTGATCTCGATCGCCGCGGTGATGATGTGCTTCGGCGCCCCGGTGCTCGCCGCCCTGCTCGGCCACTGGGACCGGCGCCGCCTGCTGGTGCTGGCGCTCGTGTGGTTTGCCATCGGCCACGGGCTCTCGGCCATCGCGCCCAACTACGCGCTGCTGCTGCCGCTGCGAGCGCTGTGCGTCGTGGCCGCGGCCGTCTACACGCCGCAGGCCGCCGCCGCCATCGGCTTCGTGGCGCCGCCCGAGGAGCGCGGCCGCTCCATCATCTTCATCTTCCTCGGTTGGTCGGTCGCCTCGGTGGTGGGCATGCCGGTGCACAGCTTCATCGGTGAAGCCTTCGGCTGGCGCTATGCGTTCGGGCTCGTCACCGTGCTCTCGGCGGGCGCGGCCTGGTGGGTGTGGGTGGTGATGCCCGACGGCATCAAGCCGCCGACCATGCGGCTGGCCGAGTGGCGCGAGGTGTTCACGCACCCGGTGCTGATGGCGATCATCCTCGTCACGGCCCTCTCGGGTGCGGGGCAGTTCACGCTCTTCGCCTACATGGCGCCCTACTACCGCCAGGTGATCGGGGCCAACGCGGCCGAGACCAGCTTTCTCTTCTTCTGGACCGGCGCCTTCGGCCTGCTCGGCAACCTGCTGCTCTCGCGCTACATCGACCGCGTGGGGGCGGCGCGCATCGTGGCGCTCGCGATGATCGGCACGGCCTTCAGCATGCTGATCTGGCCGCTCGCGACCGGCGTGATCACGATGGCGCTCGTCATCCTGCCGTGGGGCCTGGGCGGCTTCGCCTCGAACTCGGCGCAGCAGGCGCGGCTCGGCTTGGCGGCGCCGCACCTCGCCACTGCGCTGATGGCGCTCAACTCATCGGCCATCTACCTCGGCCAGGCGGTGGGTGCCGCGGGCGGCGGCATCGTGGTCGCTGCGCACGACGCGCTCGGCGAATCGGGCCACGACCTCTACAAGAACCTGCACTGGATCGCGCTCGCCTGGACGGTGGTCGCCATTTCGCTGAGCGTGTGGGCCCAGCGCCAGACGATCAAGCTCGGCGGGAAGGTCTGA
- a CDS encoding aldo/keto reductase, with protein sequence MQYRPLGRTGWNVSTVSFGAWAIGGTWGAVDDEASMKALHRALDLGINFFDTADVYGDGHSERLIACLRRERSEPFYVASKAGRRLSPHIADGYNKANLTAFIERSLKNLEVEAIDLLQLHCPPVEVLYRPEVFDALDGLVKAGKLRHYGVSVEKVEEALKAIEYPGVQSIQIIYNIFRQRPADLFFGEAQRRGVGILARLPLSSGLLTGKLTRESTFAQDDHRNFNREGAAFDKGETFSGLDFELGLQAVEALKPLVPAGQTLAQFALRWIQMHPAVTCSIPGGRSPKQVEDNAAAADLPPITPETMAAVQQVYERFAKPYVHQRW encoded by the coding sequence ATGCAATACCGCCCCCTCGGCCGCACTGGCTGGAATGTGTCGACCGTGAGCTTCGGCGCCTGGGCCATCGGCGGCACCTGGGGCGCGGTGGACGACGAAGCGTCGATGAAGGCGCTGCACCGCGCGCTCGACCTCGGCATCAATTTCTTCGACACCGCCGACGTGTACGGCGACGGCCACAGCGAGCGTCTCATCGCGTGCCTGCGCCGCGAGCGCTCGGAGCCGTTCTACGTGGCGAGCAAGGCGGGCCGGCGTCTGTCGCCGCACATCGCCGATGGCTACAACAAGGCCAATCTCACCGCCTTCATCGAGCGAAGCCTGAAGAACCTGGAAGTCGAGGCCATCGACCTGCTGCAGCTGCACTGCCCGCCGGTGGAGGTGCTGTACCGGCCCGAGGTGTTCGACGCGCTCGACGGCCTGGTGAAGGCCGGCAAGCTGCGCCACTACGGCGTGAGCGTCGAGAAGGTGGAAGAGGCGCTGAAGGCGATCGAGTACCCCGGCGTGCAGTCCATCCAGATCATCTACAACATCTTCCGCCAGCGGCCCGCCGATCTCTTCTTCGGCGAGGCGCAGCGCCGCGGCGTGGGCATCCTCGCGCGGCTGCCGCTGTCGTCAGGGCTGCTCACCGGCAAGCTCACGCGCGAGTCGACGTTTGCGCAAGACGATCACCGCAACTTCAACCGGGAGGGTGCGGCCTTCGACAAGGGCGAGACCTTCTCCGGCCTCGACTTCGAATTGGGCCTGCAGGCGGTGGAAGCGCTGAAGCCTCTGGTGCCCGCCGGCCAGACGCTGGCGCAGTTCGCGCTGCGGTGGATCCAGATGCACCCGGCCGTGACCTGCAGCATTCCCGGCGGGCGCTCGCCGAAGCAGGTGGAAGACAACGCCGCGGCGGCCGACCTGCCGCCGATCACGCCCGAGACGATGGCCGCGGTGCAGCAGGTCTACGAGCGCTTCGCCAAGCCCTACGTGCACCAGCGCTGGTGA
- a CDS encoding substrate-binding domain-containing protein has protein sequence MASDETPSAPTGARSGRVRLTLADVAATLGISRTTVSNAFNRPEQLSKELRETILSTARELGYFGPDPKARALRRKELREVALVFHHDLPYAFNDPLTLDFMRGVARQLQQRGLTLQLIPMFSRQIEPTLDVAFKTTADALIFHAEVAPEFASMVRAAPLPLVVVDTMVPGAPSVCLDDRRGAELAMAHALKAQPDVVLVLCFFVAEEPMKRAQAARAPRSPFNTCERVAGYAQAARRAGFDASRIVWHIVDDGDPEAAALRAVEQERARLSKHQRIAVVAMSDRIALAAMGAMRTWPKVELVSVVGFDDIPAAAAAGLTTVRQDGVEKGESAVRVVLDDEPSVVLPLTLVPRDT, from the coding sequence ATGGCTTCCGACGAGACCCCCTCCGCACCCACCGGAGCCCGCAGCGGCCGGGTGCGCCTGACGCTCGCCGACGTGGCCGCCACCCTCGGCATCAGCCGCACCACGGTCTCCAACGCCTTCAACCGGCCGGAGCAGCTCTCGAAGGAGTTGCGCGAGACCATCCTCAGCACCGCACGCGAACTCGGCTACTTCGGCCCCGACCCGAAGGCCCGCGCGCTGCGCCGCAAGGAGTTGCGCGAGGTGGCGCTCGTGTTCCACCACGACCTGCCCTACGCCTTCAACGACCCGCTCACGCTCGACTTCATGCGCGGCGTGGCGCGGCAGCTGCAGCAACGCGGGCTCACGCTGCAGCTCATCCCGATGTTCTCGCGGCAGATCGAGCCCACGCTCGACGTGGCCTTCAAGACCACCGCCGATGCGCTCATCTTCCATGCCGAGGTGGCGCCGGAGTTCGCCTCGATGGTGCGTGCTGCGCCACTGCCGCTGGTGGTGGTCGACACCATGGTGCCCGGCGCGCCCTCGGTGTGCCTCGACGACCGGCGCGGCGCCGAGCTTGCGATGGCGCATGCGCTCAAGGCCCAGCCCGACGTGGTGCTGGTGCTCTGTTTCTTCGTGGCCGAAGAGCCGATGAAGCGCGCCCAGGCTGCGCGTGCGCCGCGCAGCCCGTTCAACACCTGCGAGCGTGTGGCCGGCTACGCGCAGGCGGCACGGCGCGCGGGCTTCGACGCCTCGCGCATCGTCTGGCACATCGTCGACGACGGCGACCCCGAAGCCGCCGCGCTGCGCGCGGTGGAGCAGGAGCGTGCGCGCCTCAGCAAGCACCAGCGCATCGCGGTCGTCGCGATGAGCGACCGCATCGCACTCGCCGCGATGGGCGCCATGCGCACCTGGCCGAAGGTGGAGCTGGTCTCGGTGGTCGGCTTCGACGACATCCCCGCGGCCGCCGCGGCCGGCCTCACCACCGTGCGGCAAGACGGCGTCGAAAAAGGCGAAAGCGCCGTGCGTGTGGTGCTCGACGACGAACCGTCGGTCGTGCTGCCCTTGACGCTGGTGCCGCGCGACACCTGA
- a CDS encoding alpha glucosidase, with amino-acid sequence MKSEPQTALAPASHDRDWWRGAVIYQLYPRSFADANGDGVGDFAGMVERLPYVASLGVDAIWVSPFFRSPMKDFGYDVSDYRDVDPLFGTLQDFDSLVARAHALGLKVIVDQVLSHSSDQHPWFMQSRASRDNARADWYVWADPKADGTPPNNWLSIFGGSAWQWDTRRRQYYLHNFLASQPDLNFHNPEVQAQLLDDLRFWLDRGVDGFRFDACIFHFHDLKLRDNPPAQKADTLSVPASNPYSFQRHLYDKTQPENIGFLQKIRTLLDEYGAASVGEIGDDDSIKTMAAYTSGGDKLHMAYSFNLLATESSAGYIRRQVEELEAQIADGWTSWSIGNHDVPRFLSRWGGVGATADYTKVALAMLASLRGSVCWWQGDELALTEADIPYEKIQDPYGITFWPEFKGRDGCRTPMPWSRELVHAGFSGGREVEPWLPVPAEHAARAVDASETDPASPLHFMRRLLAWRKTQTRLLRGGIRFVDVPEPVLAFYRSPDDGGPELLCMFNLGRTAIEIAAPAKGLRQILTRVDEHLEATLHGERITLPAHGFFYGQHSSV; translated from the coding sequence ATGAAGAGCGAGCCCCAGACCGCGCTGGCCCCGGCGTCCCACGACCGTGATTGGTGGCGCGGCGCCGTCATCTACCAGCTCTACCCGCGCAGCTTTGCCGATGCGAACGGCGACGGTGTCGGCGACTTCGCCGGCATGGTCGAGCGCCTTCCCTACGTGGCGAGCCTGGGCGTCGACGCCATCTGGGTGTCGCCTTTCTTCCGCTCGCCGATGAAGGACTTCGGCTACGACGTCAGCGACTACCGCGACGTCGACCCGCTCTTCGGCACGCTGCAGGATTTCGACAGCCTCGTCGCGAGGGCTCACGCGCTCGGACTGAAAGTGATCGTCGACCAGGTGCTCTCGCACAGCTCCGACCAGCACCCCTGGTTCATGCAGAGCCGCGCGAGCCGCGACAACGCCCGCGCCGACTGGTACGTGTGGGCCGACCCCAAGGCCGACGGCACCCCGCCCAACAACTGGCTCAGCATCTTCGGCGGCTCGGCCTGGCAGTGGGACACGCGCCGCCGCCAGTACTACCTGCACAACTTCCTCGCGAGCCAGCCCGACCTCAACTTCCACAACCCCGAGGTGCAGGCGCAACTGCTCGACGACCTGCGCTTCTGGCTCGACCGTGGCGTGGACGGCTTCCGCTTCGACGCCTGCATCTTCCACTTCCACGACCTCAAGCTGCGCGACAACCCGCCGGCGCAGAAGGCCGACACGCTCTCGGTGCCCGCCTCCAACCCCTACAGCTTCCAGCGCCACCTCTACGACAAGACGCAGCCCGAGAACATCGGCTTCCTGCAGAAGATCCGCACCCTGCTCGACGAGTACGGCGCCGCGAGCGTGGGCGAGATCGGCGACGACGACTCGATCAAGACCATGGCTGCCTACACCAGCGGCGGCGACAAGCTGCACATGGCCTACAGCTTCAACCTGCTGGCCACCGAGAGCAGCGCGGGCTACATCCGCCGCCAGGTGGAAGAGCTCGAAGCGCAGATCGCCGACGGCTGGACGAGCTGGTCCATCGGCAACCACGACGTGCCGCGTTTCCTGAGCCGCTGGGGCGGCGTTGGCGCGACGGCCGACTACACCAAGGTGGCGCTCGCCATGCTCGCCTCGCTGCGCGGCAGCGTCTGCTGGTGGCAGGGCGACGAGCTCGCGCTGACCGAAGCCGACATCCCCTACGAGAAGATCCAGGACCCTTACGGCATCACCTTCTGGCCCGAATTCAAGGGCCGCGACGGCTGCCGCACGCCGATGCCGTGGTCTCGCGAGCTGGTGCATGCCGGCTTCAGCGGTGGGCGCGAGGTCGAGCCCTGGCTGCCCGTGCCGGCCGAGCACGCAGCGCGCGCGGTCGATGCGAGCGAAACCGACCCGGCCTCGCCGCTGCACTTCATGCGAAGGCTCCTGGCCTGGCGCAAGACGCAGACGCGGTTGCTGCGCGGCGGCATCCGCTTCGTCGACGTGCCTGAGCCGGTGCTGGCCTTCTATCGTTCGCCCGACGACGGCGGCCCGGAGCTGTTGTGCATGTTCAACCTCGGGCGCACGGCCATCGAGATCGCGGCACCGGCCAAGGGGCTGCGGCAGATCCTGACGCGCGTCGACGAGCATCTGGAAGCCACCCTCCACGGCGAGCGCATCACCCTGCCGGCGCATGGTTTCTTCTACGGGCAGCACAGCAGCGTCTAA
- the ugpC gene encoding sn-glycerol-3-phosphate ABC transporter ATP-binding protein UgpC, with amino-acid sequence MATLKLSGLRKSYGEVEMLHGIDLDVNDGEFLVFVGPSGCGKSTLLRCIAGLEEITAGELYIGERLVNEVPPAERGIAMVFQSYALYPHMSVAENMAFGLRLAGYSKQEMKDAVHRAAQTLQIEHLLDRKPKALSGGQRQRVAIGRAIVRKPGVFLFDEPLSNLDAALRVQMRVELSRLHRELRTTMVYVTHDQVEAMTLADRIVVVNAGRIEQVGAPLDLYHRPVNKFVAGFIGSPKMNFLDVTLGDADHVVLKDGSVVPVSPSSDAARTAAVGKPVTLGIRPEHIVANSTAADGAVKATVQLAEHLGDTTYLHLLVPGAPEPLTVRTAPDNPLNTGDTAWLHLPRERCFIFDEQGRTLP; translated from the coding sequence ATGGCCACCCTCAAGCTCAGCGGTTTGCGCAAGTCCTACGGCGAGGTCGAGATGCTGCACGGCATCGACCTCGACGTGAACGACGGCGAATTCCTCGTCTTCGTCGGCCCGTCGGGCTGCGGCAAATCGACGCTCCTGCGCTGCATCGCCGGCCTGGAGGAGATCACCGCCGGCGAGCTGTACATCGGCGAACGCCTGGTCAACGAGGTGCCGCCCGCAGAGCGCGGCATCGCGATGGTGTTCCAGAGCTACGCGCTCTACCCGCACATGAGCGTGGCCGAGAACATGGCCTTCGGCCTGCGCCTGGCCGGCTACAGCAAGCAGGAAATGAAAGACGCCGTGCATCGCGCCGCGCAGACGCTGCAGATCGAGCACCTGCTCGACCGCAAGCCCAAGGCGCTCTCCGGCGGCCAACGCCAGCGTGTGGCCATCGGCCGCGCCATCGTGCGCAAGCCCGGGGTATTCCTCTTCGACGAGCCTCTCTCCAACCTCGACGCCGCCCTGCGCGTGCAGATGCGCGTGGAGCTCTCGCGCCTGCACCGCGAGCTGCGCACCACCATGGTCTACGTGACGCACGACCAGGTGGAGGCGATGACGCTCGCCGACCGCATCGTGGTCGTCAACGCCGGGCGCATCGAACAGGTCGGCGCGCCGCTCGATCTCTACCACCGCCCGGTCAACAAGTTCGTCGCCGGCTTCATCGGCTCGCCCAAGATGAACTTCCTCGACGTGACGCTGGGAGACGCGGACCACGTGGTGCTGAAGGACGGCAGCGTCGTGCCCGTGTCGCCGAGCAGCGACGCCGCACGCACCGCCGCCGTCGGCAAGCCCGTGACGCTCGGCATCCGCCCCGAGCACATCGTCGCCAACAGCACCGCTGCCGATGGCGCGGTGAAAGCCACCGTGCAGCTCGCCGAGCACCTGGGCGACACCACCTACCTGCACCTGCTGGTGCCCGGCGCGCCCGAGCCCCTCACCGTGCGCACCGCGCCCGACAACCCGCTCAACACCGGCGACACCGCGTGGCTGCACCTGCCACGCGAGCGCTGCTTCATCTTCGACGAGCAGGGACGCACCCTGCCATGA
- the malE gene encoding maltose/maltodextrin ABC transporter substrate-binding protein MalE, producing MQTKRTLLAAAAALTLGAAFAPLAQAAEPGKLLVWINGDKGYKGIIKIGEEFTKKTGIPVTVEYPEDAPSKFQAAAAAGKGPDIWIWPHDRIGEWIEGGLLQPVTPSKKVQADIDPLAWKAFTVGGKTWGYPLSVEAVALVYNKALVPTPPKSFEEVIALDKKLSASGKKAILWDYNNTYFTWPLLAANGGYPFKQKADGTYDAKDTGVNNAGALKGAELLSKMIKDGVMTKGANYAEMEAGLAQGKVAMMINGPWSWDNLKKANVNFGVAKIPTVAGKKAAPFVGVLGAMVTKATPNKDLAVEFLENHMLTVDGLKKINDDVPLGTPANKAFFNELKNNPNIQATMASAQDGAPMPNNKEMGRFWSSMASALQNMTEGRQSPKEAMDAAAKRIAAP from the coding sequence ATGCAGACCAAACGCACCCTCCTCGCGGCCGCGGCCGCCCTCACCCTCGGCGCCGCCTTCGCGCCGCTCGCGCAGGCCGCCGAGCCCGGCAAGCTGCTCGTCTGGATCAACGGCGACAAGGGCTACAAGGGCATCATCAAGATCGGCGAGGAGTTCACCAAGAAGACCGGCATCCCGGTCACGGTCGAGTACCCCGAAGACGCACCGAGCAAGTTCCAGGCAGCCGCGGCCGCCGGCAAGGGCCCCGACATCTGGATCTGGCCGCACGACCGCATCGGCGAGTGGATCGAAGGCGGCCTGCTGCAGCCGGTGACGCCGAGCAAGAAGGTGCAGGCCGACATCGACCCGCTGGCCTGGAAGGCCTTCACGGTCGGTGGCAAGACCTGGGGCTACCCGCTGTCGGTGGAAGCCGTGGCGCTCGTCTACAACAAGGCGCTCGTGCCCACCCCGCCCAAGAGCTTCGAAGAGGTGATCGCGCTCGACAAGAAGCTCTCGGCCTCGGGCAAGAAGGCCATCCTCTGGGACTACAACAACACCTACTTCACCTGGCCGCTGCTCGCCGCCAACGGGGGCTACCCGTTCAAGCAGAAGGCCGACGGCACCTACGACGCCAAGGACACCGGCGTCAACAACGCCGGCGCACTGAAAGGCGCCGAGCTGCTGTCGAAGATGATCAAGGACGGCGTGATGACCAAGGGCGCCAATTACGCCGAGATGGAAGCCGGCCTTGCGCAGGGCAAGGTGGCGATGATGATCAACGGCCCCTGGTCGTGGGACAACCTGAAGAAGGCCAACGTCAACTTCGGCGTCGCCAAGATCCCGACCGTCGCCGGCAAGAAGGCCGCGCCCTTCGTCGGCGTGCTCGGCGCGATGGTCACCAAGGCCACGCCCAACAAGGATCTGGCGGTCGAGTTCCTCGAGAACCACATGCTCACCGTCGACGGCCTGAAGAAGATCAACGACGACGTGCCGCTCGGCACGCCGGCCAACAAGGCCTTCTTCAACGAGCTCAAGAACAACCCCAACATCCAGGCCACGATGGCGAGCGCACAAGACGGCGCGCCGATGCCCAACAACAAGGAGATGGGCCGCTTCTGGTCGTCGATGGCCTCGGCGCTGCAGAACATGACCGAGGGCCGCCAATCGCCCAAGGAAGCCATGGACGCCGCCGCCAAGCGCATCGCTGCACCCTGA
- the malF gene encoding maltose ABC transporter permease MalF, which produces MPTHKKNSPRWFGPLILIAALLAALYIVVVVHAAGQTLLAATLLFITALAAWLYTTPRFYAWRYLFPGIAAAMVFVVFPMLYTIGIGFTNYSSANLLSFQRATQYHLDETAPAEGDPLAFTLHADGPEFRVRLSDPDDEARAWVSGPLALKNNAPLKLAVEPAPQVKLPLGEPLPLRDVIQRQAALKALTFALPDGRQVMMTGLRQFSGLEKVYEQREPGVLVNKRTGELLKANHSTGFYEKANGERVTPGFQVGVGFDNYRRIFTEPAFREPFLRIFVWTVAFAALTVLFAASLGMLLAVLLNWDALRFKGVYRVLLFLPYAVPGFISILVFRGLFNNNFGEINLILDALFGIRPTWFSDPTLAKAMLLIVNVWLGYPYMMLVCMGLIRAIPADLYEASAVAGAGPLTNFFRITAPLVIKPLTPLLIAAFAFNFNNFVLISLLTGGRPDFLDTTVPAGTTDLLVSYTYRIAFEDSGQQFGLAAAVSTVIFLMVAAISMVQIKFTRIARDPAR; this is translated from the coding sequence ATGCCGACACACAAGAAAAACTCGCCGCGCTGGTTCGGCCCGCTCATCCTGATCGCGGCCCTGCTGGCCGCGCTCTACATCGTGGTGGTGGTCCACGCAGCAGGCCAGACGCTGCTGGCCGCCACCCTTCTCTTCATCACCGCGCTGGCGGCTTGGCTCTACACCACGCCACGCTTCTATGCGTGGCGCTATCTCTTCCCGGGCATCGCGGCAGCGATGGTGTTCGTGGTGTTCCCGATGCTCTACACCATCGGCATCGGCTTCACCAACTACAGCTCGGCCAACCTGCTGAGCTTCCAGCGGGCCACGCAGTACCACCTCGACGAGACGGCGCCCGCCGAGGGTGACCCGCTCGCGTTCACGCTGCATGCGGATGGCCCCGAGTTCCGCGTGCGCCTGAGCGACCCCGACGACGAAGCGAGAGCCTGGGTCTCGGGACCGCTCGCACTCAAGAACAACGCCCCGCTCAAGCTCGCGGTCGAGCCGGCACCACAGGTGAAGCTGCCGCTCGGCGAGCCGCTGCCCCTGCGCGACGTGATCCAGCGCCAAGCGGCGCTCAAGGCCCTGACCTTCGCGCTGCCCGACGGCCGCCAGGTGATGATGACCGGCCTGCGCCAGTTCTCGGGCCTGGAGAAGGTCTACGAGCAGCGCGAACCTGGCGTGCTCGTCAACAAACGCACCGGCGAGCTGCTGAAGGCGAACCACAGCACCGGCTTCTACGAGAAGGCCAACGGCGAGCGCGTGACACCCGGCTTCCAGGTCGGCGTGGGCTTCGACAACTACCGCCGGATCTTCACCGAGCCCGCCTTCCGCGAGCCCTTCCTGCGCATCTTCGTGTGGACGGTCGCCTTCGCCGCGCTCACCGTGCTCTTCGCCGCCTCGCTGGGCATGCTGCTCGCCGTGCTGCTGAACTGGGATGCGCTGCGCTTCAAGGGCGTCTACCGCGTGCTGCTCTTCCTGCCGTATGCGGTGCCGGGTTTCATCTCCATCCTCGTGTTCCGCGGGCTCTTCAACAACAATTTCGGCGAGATCAACCTGATCCTCGATGCGCTCTTCGGCATCCGCCCGACCTGGTTCTCCGACCCGACGCTTGCGAAGGCGATGCTGCTCATCGTCAACGTGTGGCTGGGCTACCCCTACATGATGTTGGTGTGCATGGGGCTCATCCGCGCGATTCCCGCCGATCTGTACGAGGCCTCGGCGGTGGCCGGCGCGGGGCCGCTGACCAACTTCTTCCGCATCACCGCGCCGCTCGTGATCAAGCCGCTCACGCCGCTGCTCATCGCCGCCTTCGCGTTCAACTTCAACAACTTCGTGCTGATCTCGCTGCTCACCGGCGGGCGGCCCGACTTCCTCGACACCACCGTGCCCGCCGGCACCACCGATCTCCTGGTGTCGTACACCTACCGCATCGCCTTCGAAGATTCGGGCCAGCAGTTCGGCCTGGCTGCCGCGGTCTCCACCGTCATCTTCCTGATGGTCGCGGCGATCTCGATGGTGCAGATCAAGTTCACGCGGATCGCGCGCGATCCGGCGCGCTGA
- the malG gene encoding maltose ABC transporter permease MalG, whose amino-acid sequence MAIVVAKSQRWRVLLAHAFLIGLVIVTIFPFLMILSISFRPGNFATGSLIPDRISLEHWTLALGMSYTAPDGSLVQPTFPVLRWLWNSVKVAALTGLVTLLLSTTAAYAFARMKFRGKEASLTGLMLVQMFPSVLALVAIYAIFDRIGNVFPAFGIDSHWSLLLAYSGGIALHVWTIKGYFDTIPAEIEEAAKVDGATPWQAFRIVLLPMALPILMVVFLLAFVGAIIEYPVASILLNEQAKLTLAVGSNLFLYEQKYLWGDFAAAAILSGLPITVVFVLAQRWMISGLTAGGIKG is encoded by the coding sequence ATGGCCATCGTCGTCGCCAAATCGCAGCGCTGGCGTGTGCTGCTGGCGCATGCCTTCCTGATCGGTCTCGTGATCGTCACGATCTTCCCGTTCCTGATGATCCTGTCGATCTCGTTCCGGCCCGGCAACTTCGCGACCGGCAGCTTGATCCCCGACCGCATCAGCCTCGAACACTGGACGCTCGCGCTGGGCATGTCGTACACCGCCCCCGATGGCAGCCTGGTGCAGCCCACCTTCCCGGTGCTGCGCTGGCTGTGGAATTCGGTGAAGGTGGCCGCACTCACCGGCCTCGTCACGCTGCTGCTCTCCACCACCGCGGCCTACGCCTTCGCGCGCATGAAATTCCGCGGCAAGGAAGCCTCGCTCACGGGGCTGATGCTGGTGCAGATGTTCCCGAGCGTGCTGGCGCTCGTGGCCATCTACGCCATCTTCGACCGCATCGGCAACGTCTTCCCCGCCTTCGGCATCGACAGCCACTGGTCGCTGCTGCTCGCCTACTCGGGCGGCATCGCGCTGCACGTGTGGACCATCAAGGGCTACTTCGACACCATCCCGGCCGAGATCGAAGAGGCCGCGAAGGTCGACGGTGCGACGCCGTGGCAGGCCTTCCGCATCGTGCTGCTGCCCATGGCGCTGCCCATCCTGATGGTCGTCTTCCTGCTGGCCTTCGTGGGCGCGATCATCGAGTACCCGGTCGCCTCCATCCTGCTCAACGAGCAGGCCAAGCTCACGCTCGCGGTCGGCTCCAACCTCTTCCTCTACGAGCAGAAGTACCTGTGGGGCGACTTCGCGGCGGCGGCCATCCTCTCGGGCCTGCCGATCACGGTCGTCTTTGTGCTGGCGCAACGATGGATGATCTCGGGCCTCACCGCCGGGGGCATCAAGGGATGA